One Novipirellula galeiformis genomic window, GATTTCAGTGTGCAATTTGCGTACCTCCAACGCTCGATGCGAAAACTCCGCTTCGAAATGGAGTTTGTACCCCAGTTTAGACGTGTGCCCTTCGAGCAATATCGGCAGCGCCTCAGGCGCGACGAGGATCCGCGTCGCTTGGAAAGAGGCTCAGCGTCGTGTGGGAACGCTAGCGTGCGTACAACAAGATGGTCAAATCGTCCGGTTTGCCAGGCAACTGCTCCTCGTTGCCGCTCATCCGTTGGCTGGCGATTTGAACCAGTTTCTGCATGCATCCAATTGGCTTGCCGCTCTTCATCGCGGCGACGACTTCGGAGAGATGCAGGTTGTCGAACAAACCATCGCTGGCCAAGATCACACGGTCGCGCGCCGCCAATTGGCGTGAGGGCCCGACTTCGATGTGCATCGTTTTTGATCCGACCAAATTCGAGACGACATGGCGATCGTCGTGCGTCATCGCGGCGGCCTCGTCTAACATGCCCGATTCGATGGCATAGCCGACGGGCGAATGCGATGTCGATTTCCACTTCAGCGATCCACGTTGACCCACAATCATCGTCATCGAATCGCCCACGGTGTACGCGCGAACGCGACCTTCGACAATCTCGACCACCGACAACGTGGTCGCTGCACCGACGCCGAGATCCAAGATTTCGGTGTTGGCCTTTTCGATCCCGTCCAGGATTGCAGGGCGCAGGTCCGCATCGGGATCCGAGGCTCCGACCATCTCCGCGATACAGTGCACCGCGATCGCCGACGCTTTGTAGCCGAGCGGACAACCGCCAACTCCATCAGCCACCGCCATTACGATCGCACCGCTAGAGGTTCGAATCACCATCGAGCTGTCGTCGTTGGGTTCGATCTTCCCAGGACAACGCCGCGAAATTGAAACCACCGACCCCAACGGCATCGGATGCAAGCGTGGATCACGCATGTCACTTTCGATGCAAAAGTCGAGAGACGTTTCAGTGATGGTTGACAACATGATGGGCTGAATCATTACCCACCCGCAGGTGGAGGAGAGATGAAAGTGGAGTCTCCTTAATTCTAGCCCGAGACTCGGTTGCGACGAGAGAAGCGGATCGCTTTCAGTCGAGTTTGTTCAAAGA contains:
- a CDS encoding PP2C family protein-serine/threonine phosphatase; protein product: MLSTITETSLDFCIESDMRDPRLHPMPLGSVVSISRRCPGKIEPNDDSSMVIRTSSGAIVMAVADGVGGCPLGYKASAIAVHCIAEMVGASDPDADLRPAILDGIEKANTEILDLGVGAATTLSVVEIVEGRVRAYTVGDSMTMIVGQRGSLKWKSTSHSPVGYAIESGMLDEAAAMTHDDRHVVSNLVGSKTMHIEVGPSRQLAARDRVILASDGLFDNLHLSEVVAAMKSGKPIGCMQKLVQIASQRMSGNEEQLPGKPDDLTILLYAR